CTCGACTGCCTTGAGCTGGGCATAGTTAACCGCGTCGGTGTCTTCCGTACCGGCGAGCACATTGACAATCTTATTGTCGGTAGCGTCGAAGCCTTTGGCCGTCACTGTACCGTCAAAAGTGGGAGCGTCAACAACGTTGATCTTGTTGTCGCCGATGGTAATATTCTTCCCCGCATTGGCCGAGCTGATGCCGCCGCCCAGGCCGCTGACTGTGACATCACCATTCGGGGCCTGTGTTACCGTGGCACCCTCAAAGATCAGCTGCGCAGATGGATTGCCGCTCGTCAACAACTCCTTCGAGGTAGAACCACCAACAATATAAATACTATTATTCGCATATCCTGCGCCGACCGTGAGTAGAGCCGAGCTCAGGGCCAATGCGGCAACAATGCCGGCTTTTCGCTGCCTGTTTCTGTAAATCCTTGTATTTTCTGCCATGTGTTCTTCCTCCTGAAAGTTCTTCCAACTCAGCGTCGCGGTGTTGGCGCGGCGTTGTTTCCACGCGGACGGGCCGCGGTCTTCCCAAAGAGCGTCCTGCGGCGCGGCGCCGAAGGCCGAAGCGAAGGGGCCTTCCGGCGGCGCAGTGCGTAAGCTGGCTGTATGGTTGCGGCATCGCCTCCTTGCAGCGCATGATGACGAACTCGCCGCACGGGGCGGCGTTTTTTCGACCGTTTTCGCTACGAGAGGGTTTCGCGCCGGATCACGGCGACGGCGTCGCCCTGGCTGCGCAGCCAGAAGTCGATGCCGGAGCCGAACGCTTCGGCGGCGATGGTATATACGCCGTCTTTCTGCTTCAGGACTTTTGCCGTGGGCAGACGGTCGAGGGCGGCTTCCGCGCCGGAGGTCCGGCAGGTGAAAATGACGCGCTGCAGGCGACCGCCGGACATAAACTGAATACGCTTGCGCAGTTTGTTCTCTTCAAAGCGGTCTCTGTAGGGAACGCCGAAGGTCCCTCCGAGGACCTTCAGATTGATGATGCGGTCGACGCGGTAAATGACGGGAAAATTTTCGCGAGGCCCGCCCAAGTCGCGGCGGATCTCTTCGTCGTCGATGAAGACGGCCACGTAGAAGTAGTATTCGGAGAACATGACGGCCACGGGGCGCAATTTGCGCGTAACGAAAGTTTTATCTTTAGGGAGTCGATACTCGATTTCGATGTAATGCCGGTCGCGGATAGCCTCGCCGATGGCCCAAAGTTTGTCGATAAAAGCGCGGCGATGACGCAGCTCGACATAATGAAGGGCCTCGTTACGGATCAAGTCCTCGATCCGTTTGCGCTCTTCCTTCGGAACGGAACTGTCGATCAACTTCTGCAGCACGGCAAGCATCTCGCGCCGGGCAAAGGCGCGGCTGTCCAGCAGAATTTGCAGACGGCAAGGATTTCGCTGTTGCTCAGTTTGATGTTTTCGCTCCGTCGCAGGCGATAGCCTTTGCTGCGCCGGTCATATACAACGTCGTTGAGTATCTCGCCTTCGGCCGCCGCGTTGGACAGATAGGCTCTGAGATCGTCGATGTCGCGCTGAATGCTGCGTGCGTTGACGCAGAAGCGCTTGGCCTCGTCGTTCTTGTTGACGGTGGAGCCGCCCATCAGGCGTTGGTAAAGGCTTAATACGCGCTGTATCTTGTTTCGACTTCCTGACTGTTCCATGCCCCTCTCCTTTCACGGAACTCTTTTTTCGCCATTATAGTGTTTCGCTATGACAGCTTCTGTCACTTAAAATTGAAATAAAAATTTTCCGCTGAGTTTTTGCGAAACATGCGCCGGAACAAGAAAGGCACGTTCTCGATTCTTACGGCAAGCCAGCGCCGCGGCTCTGGGCAACATAAGGTTTTCTGGAGAAGGAAAGCGCGGAACAACGGTTTCTTCGTCACGGATACGGTCGTGAATCCGGCCCGGAAAGGGAGAAATAGAAATTGCGATTCTGCCGGAGAAGAAACCGCAAGGATTGTGAGAACGCAAGAGGCGTTTTTAGAAGTTCCGCCATTCGGCCGAGAACGCGTTTTCGCATTGGAAGCGTCGGCGCTGGCCCCAGGCGCTATGCCAAGAATGCCCTTCTTTATTATTGCCGGGCACGACATAACGCCTGATACGACGCGGTTGGGCGGCACGGCGATAAAAACGAAAAACACAGCGCCCTGACAGTGTCTGTCAGGGCGCTGTGTGATGACGCGCGCTTTTTTCGCGGCGGCTGAAAATCAGCCGAGTCTTTTTTCCATCAGCTCAGTCAGCTCGGCCATGGCGGCGTCGATGGCGCTCAGGGCGGCGTTCATGGCGGCGCGTTTTTCGGCGGCGTAAGCCTCGTCCTTGATGCCGAGCAGGTTGATGCGCACGTTGTAAGCGGCGCAGGTGCCGGCGGCGCGGGCGAACTGGCCGGCGGTGCCGGCGTCGCTTACGGCGTTGACGTTGCCCTCCCGCACAGCCACGAGCGCCAGCTTGGCCACCTCGGCGCAGAGGTTCAGCGTGCGCAGCGGCACTTCTACGGTGCTCTTGGCGGCCTCCTGCATAGCGGCCCTGCGGGCGGCTTTCTGTTCGTCGGTGTCCTTGGGCAGTTTCATGGCGGCCATGAAGTCGTTGAAGGCCGCGGTGTCCTCGTCGATCAGCTTCAGCAGCGTTTCGGCGTATTTCTTGCCCTTGGCGCAGAGCGCGTCCATGTCGGCCTGGACGGCGGCGTACTTTTCGCGGCCGCGGGTGAGCTCGCCGACCATGGAGACGAGGCCGGCCGCCAGCGCGCCGCCGAGCGCGGCGATGCTGCCGCCGCCGGGCGCAGGCGAGTTGGAAGCCAGTTCCGTGACGAAAGCGGGAAGAGTCATCTCATGAAGGATCATCGCGGGAGCCTCCCTTAGTCCTGCTGCATCAGGTCGAGCAGCTTCAATTCGAGCACCTGCTCGTTGTGGAAGTCGTCGACCTGCAGGTAGTAGGCGGCGCTGTCGAGCATGGCGCCGGCGGGATCATGCCGTAAACTTCGGTGCCGTTGACGGTGACGCCCCAGCGGGCCGCTTCCATGCGGATGAACTCGAGCACGCGGTACATGGCCGTTTTCTCGTAATCGACGAGATTCATGGAGACCTGAACGAGGCCTTTCTCGGCAGGTCGACGCCCATGCCCTTGACGCAGGAGAAACCGCCGTTGCTGGCGCGGACGCGCTTGCCGATGATCTTGGCGATTTCCACGTTGGTGGTGTTGAGGTTGACGTTGAAGGCGACCAGGAACTTGCGCGCGCCGATGGCGGTGCCGCCCGCGGTGGGATGCAGCTCGTTGGGGCCAACGTCGGCGGCGCGGGTCGGGTCGGTCTTGACGAGCTCTTTCAGAGCTTCGTACTGGCCCTTGCGCACCTGCTCGAGGCGGGTGCGGTCGGGCGCACGGACGACGCTTCGTAATAGAACACAGGCACTTTCAGCTCGTCGTAGAAGCGCTGCGCGAACGTGTGCGACAACTCGACGCATTCGTCCATGGTGATGCCTTTGATAGGCGTGAAGGGATCACGTCGACGGCGCCCATGCGAGGATGCGCGCCCTTGTGGGTGTTCAGGTCGATGTTGGCGACGGCAACTCTGCCGGCCTCGATCAGGGCGTCGCAGATGGCGTTCGGTTCGCCGCAGAGCGAGACGACCAGACGGTTGTGGTCTTCGTCGGCACGGTAATCGAACAGATAGCAGCCTTTGCGGTTCTTGAACGGGGCGACGATCGCCTCGATGACGTCCTTGCGCCGTCCTTCACTGAAATTGGGACGCATTCGATCAGTACAGACATGTGTGACAAAACCTCCTCGATTTTACGAAAATACCTCCCGCCGTCGCGGACGGCTGATTCAACCGATATTACACCTCCGGCTCGGCCGCGGCCGCCGTCATCGCGGCGACTTCCTCGCGCAGCGGCGCTCCACGTCGCGCTCCACGTCCAGCCCGAGCAGACGGCCGTCTTCCATGGTTTTGCGCCCGCCCACGTACACGTCGCGTACCATGCCGCTCCTGACGACTTGCAGGTCGGCCCAGCCGCCCACGCCGAGGGCGCCGATATATCCGGCGCCGAAGTCGAAGCGCTGGCGGCCGAAGCCTTCGATCACCCGCGGATCGATCTCGCCGCGGTAGCGCGCCTTGAGGAACTCGCGCTCGCCCTGCACGTTCAGATCGTCGTTGCTGGCCTCGCCGTCGGTGCCGCACCACAGAGGGATCCCGAGGCCAGCAGCGCCGGCACGTCGGGAAGCCCGTCTTGACGCGCGCGTTCATGCGCGCGTCGAGCACGACCTTCATGCCGTTGCGGGCAATGAGGCGGCGTTCTTCGTCGTCGAGCCAGCAGCAATCCGACAGGATCACGTGCGACAACGACGGCACGCGCCCCTCGTCGAGCAGGCGCTGCAAAAACACCATCGGCCGGCAGCCGTGCCGCTTCAGCGACAGATCCACGTCGCCCCGATCCTCAGAAAGATGGAACTGCACGGACGGCGCAGTTCCCAGCCCAGCGCGATGCCGCGCGCGATCGCGGCTTCCGTGGAGGCGTGCATGCTGTGCAGCGCCGGACAGATCATCAGCGCCTCGTCTTCGAGCGCCGTCAGCTCGCGCAGATACCGCTCCGCCGTTTCCGGCGTCTCGTAATAGGAGCGCTGCGAGGCTTTTTTGCCCGCGGAGGCGTCTTCGTTGACGACGTCGTAATTCATGCGGCCGAAGACCAAACGGATGCCTACCGACCGCGCCGCCGCCAGCACCTCGCGGTCCAGCTCGTTGCCGCGCCCGCCGTGCAGATAATAACTCGCCATCACGCTCGTCGTACCGAAAGCCATCATGCGCGCGAAGGCCCGCTCGCAGGCCAGACGCACCCGCCGCGGCGTCATCGCCGTGGAATAGCGGTAGATCGTGTGCCGGCACCACGTCCCGAGATCCCAGCTTTTGTCGGCGATATCGGTGTAGATCGACTGCTCGGGATGAGAATGGGCGTTGAAAAGCCCCGCCCGGATCACGGCGGCGTCCGACGGGCATTTGCCCGCGCCGCCGAGCGGCGTCAGTTCGGTCACGAGGCCGCGCTCGTCCCACCCGATCCGTCCGTAAAAGACCGACGCGCCGTCGTCGATCCAGCCCGTGAGCTGAACCATGGTCATCACTCCTTCGAAAAAATCTTTTACGAAGTTCCGTTTTCCCGCGGCCGCCCTGAAATTTTTCGGTCAGGCGCGCCGCCGACACGTCCCTGTTGTCATTTAAACATTTTATTATCAACTATGCAAGTCTCCGGCCCTGCGCGGCTTTCCGCAACGAATGGCGTTTTCCTCGCCGGCGGCGCGGCGCGTTACCGCCTTTCAAGTGATTTTATGCCGTGAATTTTCCATTGTATTGAATCTAACAATATGATAAAATTTTTTCGATTTCAAGATTTCGATCCATTCGGACCGTGCGGCCCGAAAAATATCTTTTGATCCAGGAGTGATGTCAATGTCGTGGAGTTTTGCCGAAAACGTTTTATCGCTCAAGTTCGACGCGCTGTGGACCACCGCCGTCGCCCTGCTGCTGCTCATCGTCGGCTATGGGCTGCGCCGCCGCCTGCGCTTTTTCGAAACGTTCTGCATCCCCGCGCCGGTCGTCGGCGGCCTGCTCATGGCCATCCTCGCCCTGGTCCTGCATCATAACGGCGGCGCCAGCGTCAAGTTCACCACCTCGCTGCAGTCGCCGATGATGCTGGCCTTCTTCACCACCGTCGGCATCGGCGGCAGCTTGGCGCTGCTGCGGCGCGGCGGCAAGGCGCTGATCGTCTATCTGGTCTTCTGCTGGATCCTCGCCGTCGTCCAGAACGGCGCGGGCGCGGCGCTGGCAAAGCTCTTCGCATCCATCCCGCCCTCGGCGTCATGGCCGGAGCCGTCTCGCTCGAAGGCGGACACGGCGCGGCCGCTTCTTTCGGCCCTCTCACCGAAAATCTCGGCGTCGCCGGCGCGGCCGCCGTCGCCATCGCTTCCGCCACTTACGGCCTGATCGCCGGCGGCCTGCTCGGCGGCCCGATCTGCAAATGGCTGATCGACAAAAACCACGTCGACATCCAGGCCAGCGACGACGCCATCTATCAAAAGAGCGCCGCCGAAGTCATGCACGAGGGCGGCAACAGCGAGGTCACCGCCGACGGCTTCATGAAATCGCTGTGCCTCGTGCTCGTCATCATGGCGCTCGGCTCGCTGCTTTCCGGCTATATCGCCCGCTTCACCAAGGGAACGAACTTCAGCCTGCCCGGTTACGTCACCGCCATGTTCGTGGCCGTGATCTTCCGCAATCTCAACGATCATCTCCATCTGGTCAAGATCAACACCCGCTGCGTCGACCTGATCAGCGACGTCGCTCTCGGCGTGTTCCTGACCATGGCGATGATGAGCCTGCGCATCTGGGATCTGTACGATCTGGTCCTGCCGCTGATGGGCATCCTGCTGTTCCAGACGCTGCTGATCGCGACGCTCGGCGCCCTCGTGCTGTTCCCGCTGCTGGGCAGGGATTACGACGCCGCCGTCATGTGCGCCGGCTTCGTCGGCCACGTCTGGGCGCCACGCCCAACGCCGTCGCCAACATGGGGCCGTCTGCGAACGCTACGGCGTGATGTCGCACAAGGCGTTCCTGATCGTGCCGCTCTGCGGCGCGGTGCTGATCGATCTGGTCGGGCTGCCCAACATCGTCTGGTTCATCAACTGGTGCACGGCCGCGGCCAAGTAACTCGGAATTTTTGGAATCCTGCAAGCACGCTTCGGCAGCAGAGGCACCTATGTCGGGTCTGGGTGACCCAAAAAGGAGATCGTCCAATTGAGAAAAGCGGTATTTGCGATCCTGTCAGTCGTCATGTTCTGTCTGCCGGCATGCGGAACGGAGGAAGCCCGAGCATGCAGAGGCGCGCGCTGGGTTGAAGCCCAACGCATCTGGCTGACTCCTTTCTATTATAAGAACAGCATCGACGGCTTCCACTCAAACGCTGGAACTTGGGACTCCGACACCAAACTCTATGGCGTCACGTTGGGCTACAGCAAGCTCACTCCCGCAGGTCTGCTGGGGGCCGTTCTCAACCTCGGCAGGTACGACGCTCAAGGAAGGCAGGCTGACGGCAGCAGCGCGGAGGGCAACGTCGCCGGCTTCGGTACGTTTTTCGGCACGCGGCTGGGCACGTGGAACGTCACGGCCAGCCTGTCGCATCACTGGCTGGACGGCAATCTGCGCGGTTCGGTGCGCGGCATTCCTTTTCAGTCCGACGCGGTGAAGGCGCGCATTTTCACGGCGGGCTGAAGGGGTCGTTTTGGGGCTGCATCGTACAGGCAGTCTCAAGGTTACGCCATTTCTCGGCGTCAACTACGCCATTACGGCGAGGACGCCTTTACTGTCTCGATAGCGGCTCGTCCCCTGATCGACACGGGCAGCGGCTCATTCAGCCAATGGACATTTCCTCTCGGGCTGCATTTGGACTGGGATGCCGCGCATACGCCGACGGGCTGGTCGCTCAGACCGTCGCTCGAGCTGGCTACGTGCGCGCGGCCGGCGATGTGGACTTCCGCACCAAGCTGCGCCGCATATCGGGCGGCGCAGGCGCAGTGGATTTCAACACGGCGATGGCCGACGAAACAGTTCCGCGCCCTTTAAACTCGAAGCTCAGAAAAAATGGTTTCGCTGGGCGTCAAACTAAGCGGCACGCTGAGTTCCCACCAGCACAGCTTCGGTGCCGCTCTGACGGGGAAGTGGCAGTTTTAGTTTTCGCTTCCCGGCTGAAAAAACAGACGACGGGCATCGTTTTCCAAGACCCGTGAAGCACTGATACTAATTCTTGATAGAAAGTATTAACATAGTTTCCCGGGCGCTGCGGGGAGTTCAGTCGCTCAGACTATTTCGACCGCTGTACGGTCTGCGCAGCTCGCTTATGAATCTCCCCCGCAGCGCCTCTGTATTCGGCATTTAATGAGAAATAGTATGGGATCTTTGATTGGATCAAGAACCGCGAGTCCTTCGCCGTTCCGCCGCGCCTCGGACTCCTCCCGTCACATGACAAAAATGCCCGCGCTAACGGTTGACATGTTAGCGTCGGGCATTTATTTCACTCCGCGCGGAAGAAAAACTTCCGCCGCCTCTTTTTTCATGGCGGCGTCCCGTGGACGTGGAGGCCGCTCTGTTTCGATTACTCGGTGTTCAGCAAAACCGCGGTGGCGCGCTCGGTCACTTCCGCCTCGAGCGGGTTGTTCGGCGCGTCGTCAAAAACCGCGCCGGCGCCATTTTTCGGGGAGTTGCTCTTGGCCTGAAAAATGTTTTATGTCTGGCAGATACGACGAATCATCTTCTCTTTTTGCAGAAAATTCCCGCAGCGCCTCCAGCGACAGATGTACATAATTCCGCCGCGGATCCGGCAGCACGGAACGAAAACCAAGCCGCCGCGCCAGCGCGCAGAAACGCGCTTGTTCGCGGCCCGATCGCCACGTCGGCCGCCTGGCCGGTCAGATGCCGGCTATGCGGCACGCCGCCGACGCGGGCGTTATGGCGGGGGCAGCGCCGCCCGCTGGTAAAGGTCAGGCGCTTTTTCCAGCTCGCCTGAAGCTCTGCCAGCTTCTTCAAAAAACGGCGTCCATGCCTGCCGCGCCACAGCAGCGGCAGCACAGCGATTCCATCTGGCGGGCGTCCAGTTCCGCCAGAGCCGCAGCATGCGGCTCGCTTCCGCTGTCGCCTCGGGCGGCGCCCGGCGTGCCGCCCGATTCTCCCGTCAAAGCGGGACCACGAGCGCCGCCAGAGCGACCAGCAGCTTCACACCTCCATCACGATCACCTCCTTCCGCGTGAAGTCCTCGCACGAGGGCATATAAAAGAGTGCATTTCGAACGATATAAATACAAACAGATCGATCAAAACGACGCGAACCGACAGTGCCGCACAAGGCAAACGCGGCGAAAGCCCGGAGATGAAAGGCGGGGGACGGATTCTGCGTTGATTTTTCGCCATCATCAGGTATCATCACTTTCAATAATACAGAGCCGCCGTGCAAGCCGTTTTACGGTGGCGTGGCGCGCGGTGGGAAATCAATATGACCAAGGGGAATCAGGATGAAAGGACTCAAAAGGCAGCTACTGATAGGGCGGCACTCGTCGTGTGCTCGCCGGCGTCGCCGGAGGCGTTTACGGCACACGGCTGAAGACGGTCGCGTCGATCCGGCGCATCACTTCTACGACTCCGGCTACAATCTCTACCGTATGAACGTCGGTACGACTACCGTCTCGACGATGTCATCGCGTCCGGCATCGCCGACGACCAATCGATCGTCGACGCTACGATGTCGGAAGCGCTTCCTTTCCTGCCGCTGCGCCTCAAGGCGCCGAATGCGCTTTCAGCGTCAAGACGCCGACGGCGACGCGCTGATGGGGCGAAACTACGATTTCAAAACAACACTTCGGCGATGCTGGTCTACGCAACGCTGAAAGACGGCTACAAATCGGTCGCTTTCGCCGCGCTTGACAACCTCATGCCAATGCTCCCGATCAAAGCCTCAAAGCCAAACTCTCATGCCTGGCCGCTCCCTTCGTCTGTCTCGACGGCGTCACGAAAAGGGCGTCTCCATCGCAGTGCTGACGCTCGACAGCCCGCCGACGCGCCAGCACACCGGCAAGCCTGTCATCGCCACCACGCTGGCCATTCGCCTCGTGCTCGACAAGGCGGCCAGCACCGCCGAGCGGTCAAGCTGCTGGAAGCTTACGACATGTTCGCCACCAGCGGACCGATTATCATTCTACATCACCGATGCCGCCGGCGACGGCCGCGTCGTCGAGTTCGACTGTCTCGACGAAAAGCGTCGCTTGTCGCCACGCCCATGCGCGCCATCACGAATTTTTACGCGCTCTACAAGGACAAAGTGCTGCCCTATCAGAGAACGGCGTATTCGGACGCGGCCGCGACGCTACGACACCATCGAGAAGATCCTTACCGAGCACGAGAACAACGTCACGCCGCAGATCGCCTGGAAAGCCCTCATCGACGCCTCGCAGGCTCCAAAGAGGGGACGTGACCAGCAACAGCAGTGGTCCGTCCTTTACAACAACACGCAGTTGACCGCCGAGATCGCGATCCGCCGCGACTGCAGACCGTACACACTACAGTCTGAAGACAAACGAACTCCAATAACCTGCGACGGGCCTGATATTATTTCTACTTAAAAGCCGAACGCAAGAGCGCTGCGGGAGATTCACAAGCGAGCTGCGCAGCAGTCGAGCTCCTTCTGAGCGACTGAATTCCCCGCGGCGCCCAGAAACTATGTTAATACTTCTATCAAGAATTAGTACGAAGGATTATGAAGGGCTTCTTTATCCGTGCCTGAAAACGAACGCAGGCGGAGCGAACGGGTATCGTTCGCTCCGCCTGCGTTTCGGAAGGTCGGCAGATTCTTCGCAGCGGCGCGTTCCACGCGGACACCGCCGCTCGACGTTTCTGTTTTCCCGGCGCCGCGGCGGACTGATTTCCTCTATCGGCCGAAGAGCGCCGCAATCTGCTTGACGGTGTCGTCGAAAACGACGCTGAAAGGTTCGCCGCGAAGAGGCGCTGGAAGGGACTCGGCTTGCGGGGAAGAAGTAGCCCACCGCGCCACGGCAACGACAACGACAGCCAGCCAGAACCAGAAGCGGCTCTTCCGCGGCGCTGTGTCTTTTCGGCGCCACGACCGCGCGCTTCGTCAACGCGCACGCGCTTGGGATCCGGTCTGCAGGCGTCTTCACGACGGCTTGGCTGTTCGACGGGACGGTCGCACCGCAGTAGGGCAAAAGTGCTGCTCGTCGTTTTCGAACTTCTTTCCGCAGGTGTCAGTAAATTGCCTTCTCATCTCTCCTTTGAAGTGATCCGGCAAACTGTTTTAGTTTTATGATCCGCCCGCATGCGTCCAGCAAGGACCGGATCAGCGCGTGCATTCGCAACAGCGGTCGCACTCGTCCAGCTCCTGCCGGGTGCATAATCGAGCGCGACGGCGCGTTGAGCCGAGGTCGGTAAGAACCCGCGGAGGCGCTCAATGTGCGCTTTTACCTCGTGATACGCGTCGAGATGGGCTGACGGCGCGCAATGCTTCGCGTGCACGGCAACGAAGGACGTGAGACGGAAGCGGATCCGCTTCGCCCATGGTGGCTGTCGTGATGACTCCCAGAATCGAAGTAATGAAGAAAACCGGCGGTCGTAACTCTGCTTCTTGCCGTCGATCATGCGCTTCTCCTGTGGCTGATGTGCTCACCTCCAGCTCGACGCGCTCGACCTGCCCAGAGGACGAGGTCGGGATTGACGGCCAGCAGGTCGTCATCGGCATCTTCGAGCACACGAAGGTCCCCCCGCTTCGTCGATCATCAGCCGCCCACCGTTACCGACTTCGCGCGAGCTCGAGAAGCCGCGCAGTTCTCGAGGTTACGTTCGCGGTCCCGAACTGTTCGTCGATCTGCGCCACCTCTCTCGCGGCGCTCATCGAACCATGCGAAAGCTCTGGCGCACTTCTTGCACAGATTGCCGTCCGCCAGCCTGCGATTGCCAAGCAGCCGATCTCGCCGCCGCAGATGGAACAGATCTTTTCTCGAAAAGTTGCCGAAGAGTCCCATCCCCATCTCCATCTCCCCTTGTCTTCCAGTTTGAAAGCTCCGCACATTCGCGCGCGGACGATCTTTCATAGTCGCATATACCCTATCCGCCGCCATTCCACATCGCCCGATCGGGTGAAATGCGAAAGATCCGCAAAAGACGCTCGAGATCGAACGCAACCAGAATCAACCACAACTGGTAAATCAGCCAGCTAATTCGCGCGTCCGTGAGGTGCAACAGCGGCTTTTGTCGGCCCATTCGTCGTCGTTGCTGCTTCAATTCGCGCGCTCTCACGGAGCGCGACGCGTTGTAGACCGCCAGCGCGACAGTCGTTCGCAGTGTTTCAATTCACGCGCTCCTCGCGGAGCGCGACCCTCCGGAATCAGCACGGCGCAAGCTCGGGCTTGCGTTTCATTCACGCGCTCTCGCGGAGCGCGACCTGTCAATACCAATAAAAAAGTCACCATAACTGCTCATTGAAAAGTCACCCCATCACACTCTCATCACAGCAGACACCTCGAAAGAACTCCCCATCGTGCCCCATAACAACGTCTACGCGAACGTACATTTATCCCGACTGTGCTATGATATCCCTGCCTTTGACGACGCCACGCCGCCATGGTGGTCCGGAGCGGCTTGTGCGCTTTCACAAGCCCGCTTTTCCGTTTCTTTGCCGATGCCTCATCGGAGTCGACTCGTTTTGACTTTCACCTCCTTCATCTCGATCCGTCTGCCCTTGGAAACACCCCAGATCCGCCCGGTCGACGTTTCACGCACCTCAACCGTCGTTTGGCCATCCCGAGGCAATCGTCCCCGCCGGAACGTACCGACGACCTCCGTAGGAGATCATGCCGCCGTGATCCGTCCTGCGAGATTCGCGACGCGCAAAGAGAAAATCCAAATCGACTTTTCCTTCCGGCTTCACATAAACGTCCTCTCCTCAGCCGGATTGACGGCAACTTCCGATTGTGCCTGGCGATGAGCTTGGGCAAAACCTCGTTGGCCGCCGTGATATCCGAGACGCCAAGCAGCCTCAGTCCCCGGCAGCCTGTCCTGCATCGTGTTCCAAAGACGTTCGACACGCCCCTTCGCCTCCGGCGTCAAGGCAAAGATCTGCCCGATCCAGATCCTTCAGCCCCGTCCGAACAACTTAACGGCTCTCCTTCCCCGCCTCATTCCCTTCATTTTCTTCATTCCTTTCATTCCTTTCATTCCTTTCATTCCCTTTAGTTCTTTCATTCCCTTCGATCCGATCCTCATCATCCTGCGCCCGTGCCTTGGAGAGCGGAAAATCGTATGCCGGTCGCTGTAAATCGCCATCGGCAGCCATACCCTCGATCCCCATCCCCAGCGCGGCGACATAGCCCGCCATACATTCGTTCTCAGTGAAATAGGCGCCAGTCACCATCCCCGTCGCATCGTCATATAAGCGTGCAGCGTCGCACGCCCGTCCCCCTGCCAAACATTCAAACGACGTGGCGTCAGTCTGCCACAACATCCCCGCGGCCACCTTCCGCGGTCGGGAACGGTGAAGCTTCGGCCGTCGCCGCACACTCTCTTGCTCCTGATCCCCTCGTCCTTCAGGATGCGGACGACACTCGAACGGCTGATCCTGATCCCCTCCCGTTCGTTCAGGCATTCCGCAAAGTGAGAGAAGTTGAAATCGTAATAGACCTCCTCATACGCCTTCAGCACCGACTCCCGAACCTCATCTCCGATCCTGCGCCGAGACGTTCTGCCGCGGTTGCCGTGAACAAGCCCCGCCCCCTGAGCGACGAACCTTCTTGATCCTGATGATTTGCCGTTGACAGAGCCCAGCTTTTCCGCCGCCTCCCTGTTCGTCATGCGTCCGTCGACAAGCGCTCCGATAATCCTGATACGATCCAGTTCCTTTGTGACAATGTCATTCGCTCCTGTTTCATGAACGGTATATCTCAGAGTGACATTTTCTTGGAACAGTTATGGTGACTTTATCACTGAACAACGACACTCGCGGAGCGCGACCTTGACAGTCAATTTCCTGTATGCTAAGATTCATGTTTCAATTCACGCGCTCCTCGCGGAGCGCGACCGCCGCTTTGAGGGTTATTCAGCGCGTAAGCGACGTTCAATTCACGCGCTCCTCGCGGAGCGCGACCGATCTTTCAGGTTATCCACGTGCGACGCCGATGTTTCAATTCACGCGCTCCTCGCGGA
This sequence is a window from Pyramidobacter sp. YE332. Protein-coding genes within it:
- a CDS encoding cyclodeaminase/cyclohydrolase family protein, which encodes MILHEMTLPAFVTELASNSPAPGGGSIAALGGALAAGLVSMVGELTRGREKYAAVQADMDALCAKGKKYAETLLKLIDEDTAAFNDFMAAMKLPKDTDEQKAARRAAMQEAAKSTVEVPLRTLNLCAEVAKLALVAVREGNVNAVSDAGTAGQFARAAGTCAAYNVRINLLGIKDEAYAAEKRAAMNAALSAIDAAMAELTELMEKRLG
- a CDS encoding WYL domain-containing protein — translated: MLQKLIDSSVPKEERKRIEDLIRNEALHYVELRHRRAFIDKLWAIGEAIRDRHYIEIEYRLPKDKTFVTRKLRPVAVMFSEYYFYVAVFIDDEEIRRDLGGPRENFPVIYRVDRIINLKVLGGTFGVPYRDRFEENKLRKRIQFMSGGRLQRVIFTCRTSGAEAALDRLPTAKVLKQKDGVYTIAAEAFGSGIDFWLRSQGDAVAVIRRETLS
- a CDS encoding amidohydrolase family protein, translating into MVQLTGWIDDGASVFYGRIGWDERGLVTELTPLGGAGKCPSDAAVIRAGLFNAHSHPEQSIYTDIADKSWDLGTWCRHTIYRYSTAMTPRRVRLACERAFARMMAFGTTSVMASYYLHGGRGNELDREVLAAARSVGIRLVFGRMNYDVVNEDASAGKKASQRSYYETPETAERYLRELTALEDEALMICPALHSMHASTEAAIARGIALGWELRRPCSSIFLRIGATWICR